In uncultured Bacteroides sp., one genomic interval encodes:
- the hutI gene encoding imidazolonepropionase, which translates to MKLLITNIRELYQVEEAPRSMVCGRDMAFLPSIKDAYLLMEDERISAFGEMLSLSPNLVADKIIDATGKIVLPAFCDSHTHIVYAGSREQEFIDKINGLSYEEIARRGGGILNSAKQLHEATEDQLYAEALVRVNEMIRMGTGAAEIKSGYGLNTEDELKMLRVIKRLRETTPLTIRATFLGAHAVPAAYKGRQSDYVDLIVNEMIPAVANEGLADFVDCFCDKGFFTCEETERIMEAGARYGLRSKIHANELALSGGIQIGVKHKALSVDHLEFTGDAEIEALKGSSTMPTLLPGAAFFLGMNYAPARKMIDSGLPIALASDYNPGSSPSGSMKFILSLVTIKMKVTPEEAINAATINSAYAMGLNDTHGSVCIGKRANVLITKEIPSIYYLPYAYTSDLIDAVILGGEVVCS; encoded by the coding sequence ATGAAACTGTTAATAACAAATATACGGGAGCTATATCAGGTGGAAGAGGCTCCACGTTCAATGGTTTGCGGCAGAGATATGGCTTTTTTGCCCAGTATCAAAGATGCTTATTTGTTGATGGAAGATGAACGCATCTCTGCTTTTGGAGAGATGTTGTCACTCTCACCAAACCTTGTAGCAGATAAAATTATTGATGCAACCGGAAAAATTGTGTTGCCTGCATTTTGCGATTCTCATACACATATAGTATATGCAGGCAGCAGGGAACAGGAATTTATTGACAAGATAAACGGACTTTCGTACGAGGAGATTGCCCGGCGTGGAGGTGGCATACTTAATTCTGCCAAACAGTTGCACGAAGCAACCGAAGACCAACTTTATGCTGAGGCTCTTGTCCGGGTTAATGAGATGATCCGTATGGGAACCGGTGCTGCCGAAATAAAGAGCGGATATGGACTAAATACCGAAGATGAGCTTAAGATGCTGCGTGTAATCAAACGACTTCGTGAAACTACACCTCTTACTATTCGTGCTACTTTTTTGGGTGCTCATGCCGTACCTGCAGCCTATAAAGGTAGGCAATCTGATTACGTAGATTTAATTGTGAACGAAATGATACCTGCAGTAGCAAATGAAGGTTTAGCGGATTTTGTAGACTGTTTTTGCGATAAAGGCTTCTTTACTTGTGAGGAGACTGAACGCATCATGGAAGCTGGTGCCAGATACGGTCTGCGTTCAAAGATACATGCAAATGAACTGGCTCTTTCTGGTGGCATACAGATAGGAGTGAAGCATAAAGCACTGTCGGTAGATCATCTGGAGTTTACAGGTGATGCTGAGATTGAAGCCCTGAAAGGTAGCAGCACTATGCCAACTTTACTACCCGGAGCGGCCTTCTTCTTAGGAATGAACTATGCACCTGCCCGGAAGATGATAGATAGTGGTCTGCCTATTGCTCTTGCCTCCGATTACAATCCGGGTTCATCGCCATCGGGTAGCATGAAGTTTATTCTTTCATTGGTGACAATCAAAATGAAAGTAACTCCTGAAGAGGCAATCAATGCCGCTACTATTAATAGTGCTTATGCAATGGGTCTTAACGATACGCATGGTTCTGTTTGCATTGGGAAAAGGGCCAATGTACTTATCACAAAAGAAATACCGTCTATCTACTATTTACCGTATGCGTATACTTCTGATTTGATAGATGCTGTAATTCTTGGTGGAGAAGTGGTTTGTTCCTAA
- a CDS encoding TonB-dependent receptor: MKHLNFLCNYKHIIFNNLLLISLIACSLVVNTVKVQARESVNVTLGDNITISIKNKTIKEAFLEIEKKSKFVFIYNSETVNLNQKVSVEAKDEPIRTVLDRLLKGTTVDYEISDHQIVVFSKNNKNSQKQSGAFTVNGKITDETGEPLIGVSILVKGTSQGTITDIDGKYSLSVPGQNTRLVFSYIGFTKMELQAQKMLNVKMASEAENLNEVVVVGYGTVKKNDLTGSVSTLKSKDFNVGLVTAPSQLIQGRVAGVNITNNGGEPGGGATVRVRGSNSIRSGQDPLYVVDGVPLNVSDDQQPSGASISGVGDTSKKNPLNFLNPDDIESIDVLKDASATAIYGARGANGVIIVTTKKGKEGAAKVSYSGYVSVSSLPEQYPVLSAAQFRAFAAEKGLTSIEDGKANTNWQDEIFRTAVSSNHNLSISGGGKNGNYRASLGYQDQEGIIKRTGMEKYTGRFSASQKTFNDRLLIEASLMASRNLDQRAPIGETGGYEGDLLLSALKLNPTYPVYNTDGSYYQKSKDVRNPVAMLNLTNDKTQTDRILANVTGTLTILKDLKYKMNVALDQTKATRKVTQDKSLIYLTDNGTADINNVEAGNFLIENYLTYNFNLAKKHSFNLLGGHSYQKFRNYYYGMSETGFTVDNIDYLYDLSYGKNKQVTSTSGITVNELQSFFGRVNYGLLDKYLLTVNFRADGSTKFGENNKYGYFPSAALAWRMSEENFIKKLNVFENLKLRLSWGITGNQEIPNKISQMLLGSTSGAILNGGSTVVPGITLTRTPNPNLKWEKTEQVDLGVDFSVLKGRLSGTIDVFSKTTKDVLLEVYSVSPAPTTKVWSNVPNMKIENKGLEIGLNGVLLANKDFNWTLGGNFSTIKNKVKDLPMSYITTGSPSGPGITGFSSQIIKSGYPIGTFWGYNFLGFDENGKSLYELDENGNKVEKCIGNAQPDFTFNFNTSFSWKRFDLGLFFNGVVGNDIYNNLANVIDQLSLFSKGFNTTVHATTLPESLDNVLDYSSRYIEDGSFLRLASANLGYTFNMKKSKWISNLRVYATANNLFVLTGYSGYDPEVNAAHTSNGVPSLGIGWTTYPMARSFSLGVTMDF; the protein is encoded by the coding sequence ATGAAACATCTTAATTTTTTATGCAATTATAAGCATATTATTTTTAATAATCTACTTTTAATAAGCTTAATTGCCTGCTCCCTTGTAGTAAATACTGTCAAAGTGCAGGCTAGGGAGTCTGTTAATGTCACGCTTGGTGACAACATAACTATTTCAATAAAGAACAAGACTATTAAAGAGGCTTTTCTTGAAATTGAGAAGAAAAGTAAGTTCGTTTTTATTTATAACAGCGAAACGGTTAATCTGAATCAAAAAGTTTCTGTTGAAGCTAAAGATGAGCCTATCCGTACTGTATTAGATCGTTTATTGAAAGGTACTACTGTTGATTATGAAATTTCCGATCATCAGATTGTAGTTTTCAGTAAGAATAATAAAAACAGCCAAAAACAAAGCGGGGCTTTTACTGTAAATGGTAAAATAACCGATGAAACAGGAGAACCATTGATTGGTGTAAGTATTCTTGTTAAGGGTACATCACAGGGTACTATTACTGATATTGACGGTAAATACTCTTTAAGTGTTCCGGGACAGAATACAAGACTGGTTTTTAGTTATATTGGATTTACAAAAATGGAACTTCAGGCTCAGAAGATGCTAAATGTGAAGATGGCGAGTGAGGCTGAAAACCTGAATGAGGTAGTAGTAGTGGGTTACGGTACGGTGAAGAAGAATGATCTTACCGGATCTGTGTCTACCCTAAAATCGAAAGATTTCAATGTGGGACTTGTAACTGCTCCTTCTCAATTGATTCAGGGTAGAGTTGCTGGTGTTAATATTACCAACAATGGTGGTGAGCCTGGAGGTGGTGCAACAGTTCGTGTTCGTGGATCGAATTCAATCCGTTCAGGACAAGATCCTCTTTATGTAGTGGATGGTGTTCCTTTGAATGTGTCTGATGATCAACAACCAAGTGGAGCTAGTATTTCTGGTGTTGGTGATACTAGTAAGAAAAATCCTTTGAATTTCCTGAACCCGGATGATATTGAATCTATTGATGTACTGAAAGATGCTTCGGCTACTGCTATCTATGGTGCTCGTGGTGCCAATGGTGTCATTATCGTAACAACTAAAAAAGGGAAAGAAGGCGCTGCTAAAGTTTCTTATTCGGGATACGTAAGTGTATCTAGTTTGCCTGAACAATATCCGGTTCTTTCTGCAGCACAATTTCGTGCATTTGCAGCAGAAAAGGGACTGACTTCAATTGAAGATGGTAAAGCGAATACTAATTGGCAGGATGAGATTTTCCGTACTGCAGTTTCTTCTAACCATAATCTCTCCATAAGTGGTGGAGGTAAAAATGGTAACTACCGCGCTTCATTAGGTTATCAGGATCAGGAAGGTATTATTAAAAGAACGGGAATGGAAAAGTACACAGGGCGTTTTTCTGCTAGTCAGAAAACATTTAATGACCGTTTGTTGATTGAAGCGAGTTTGATGGCTAGTAGAAACCTTGACCAACGTGCACCTATTGGTGAAACTGGTGGCTACGAAGGCGACCTTTTGCTCTCTGCATTAAAGTTAAACCCTACTTATCCTGTATACAATACTGATGGTTCTTATTATCAGAAGAGTAAAGATGTGCGTAACCCTGTAGCTATGCTTAATCTTACTAATGATAAAACGCAGACAGATCGTATTCTGGCTAATGTAACCGGAACTTTGACTATTTTGAAAGATCTAAAATACAAAATGAATGTGGCTTTAGATCAGACAAAGGCTACACGCAAAGTAACTCAGGATAAATCCTTGATTTATCTGACTGATAACGGTACTGCCGATATAAATAATGTTGAAGCTGGAAACTTCCTGATTGAAAATTATCTGACCTATAATTTTAATCTGGCAAAGAAGCACTCTTTCAATTTATTAGGAGGACATTCTTATCAAAAATTTCGCAACTATTATTATGGTATGTCTGAAACAGGCTTTACTGTCGATAATATAGATTATTTGTATGATCTTTCTTATGGTAAGAACAAGCAGGTAACCAGCACTTCCGGAATTACAGTTAATGAACTTCAATCGTTCTTTGGACGTGTGAATTATGGATTACTGGACAAGTATTTGCTTACAGTAAACTTCCGTGCCGATGGTTCTACTAAGTTTGGAGAAAATAATAAATATGGTTATTTCCCATCTGCTGCACTTGCATGGAGAATGAGTGAAGAGAATTTTATTAAGAAACTGAATGTTTTCGAGAATCTGAAACTAAGATTAAGCTGGGGTATTACTGGTAATCAGGAAATTCCGAATAAGATATCTCAAATGCTTTTGGGTAGTACAAGTGGCGCTATCCTGAATGGTGGATCAACAGTTGTTCCTGGTATCACATTGACTCGTACACCTAATCCAAATCTTAAATGGGAGAAGACTGAACAAGTTGACCTTGGAGTTGATTTCTCTGTATTGAAAGGTCGCTTGAGCGGAACCATTGATGTGTTTTCTAAAACAACAAAAGATGTGTTGCTGGAAGTTTATTCTGTTTCACCAGCTCCAACAACAAAAGTATGGTCGAATGTACCGAATATGAAAATTGAAAATAAAGGTCTTGAAATAGGACTTAATGGAGTTCTTCTTGCTAATAAAGATTTTAACTGGACCTTAGGTGGTAACTTCTCAACCATTAAAAACAAAGTGAAAGATCTTCCAATGTCTTATATCACTACAGGTAGTCCAAGTGGACCTGGTATTACAGGGTTTTCTTCTCAGATTATCAAAAGCGGTTACCCTATCGGAACTTTCTGGGGATATAATTTCCTTGGATTTGATGAAAACGGAAAAAGTTTATATGAATTGGATGAAAATGGTAATAAAGTAGAAAAATGCATTGGAAATGCACAACCTGATTTTACTTTCAATTTCAATACCAGTTTCTCATGGAAACGTTTTGATTTGGGCCTATTCTTCAATGGTGTTGTTGGTAATGACATTTATAATAATCTGGCTAATGTGATTGATCAATTAAGTCTTTTTTCTAAAGGTTTCAATACAACGGTTCATGCAACTACTTTGCCCGAATCTTTAGATAATGTATTAGACTACTCTAGCCGATACATAGAGGATGGTTCTTTTTTACGATTGGCCAGTGCAAATCTTGGATATACATTTAATATGAAAAAGAGTAAATGGATTTCTAATTTAAGAGTATATGCTACCGCCAATAATCTGTTTGTACTTACCGGTTATTCGGGATATGACCCTGAAGTAAATGCTGCTCATACATCTAATGGTGTTCCTTCTTTGGGTATTGGGTGGACTACTTATCCAATGGCAAGAAGCTTTAGTCTGGGTGTTACAATGGATTTCTAA
- a CDS encoding RagB/SusD family nutrient uptake outer membrane protein, translating into MKRISIIFASALMLMATSCTDLKEEILNEQDGSTIVSDSENAQMLIAPAYAYLRDLQSRSGVWLVMESVTDEMVFPTRGTDWNNADYRTLFTHDYDSKNGYIKNTWNSFMLGITKCNIAMQYLSKLEQTDEVTGYMAEAKFVRALCMYHLMDCFGHFPFREYEELDYSKSPQILDRPKALERLIAELNDVIPVLKQKGDVPYGRVTKAAAQMLLAKVYLNYQVYTGTAPTFSDGTAKWDEVISLCDDIIGSGKYTLADDFWKLYLAKNETYSDQTESILPIPFNCSVGLGGIPWMNITLHYNQTFGSFKNMWNGCCTTPDFLSIWDVTDPRYQDSRLKSQVGFNLGILVGQQYGPDGTALKTRTGLPLVFTPEFSVQNSSEAQGARVIKYAPDPTSTYASSSENDFQYYRLADVYLMRAEAKFRKGDATAVNDINAVRSKRNVKTYSVSELSLDKLMNERAYEFYWDGPSRRNDLVRFGKYCNSRYLKLETPTYKILFPIPLSALEANPELTQNPGYSEAL; encoded by the coding sequence ATGAAACGAATTAGTATAATATTCGCCTCGGCTTTGATGTTGATGGCAACCTCTTGTACAGACTTGAAAGAGGAAATTTTGAATGAACAGGATGGTTCTACAATTGTATCTGACAGCGAAAATGCACAGATGCTTATTGCACCGGCTTACGCATACCTGCGAGATTTACAAAGTCGCTCAGGAGTGTGGCTGGTTATGGAAAGTGTAACCGATGAGATGGTTTTTCCTACTCGTGGTACCGACTGGAATAATGCTGATTACCGTACCCTTTTTACACATGATTATGACAGTAAAAACGGTTACATTAAAAATACATGGAATAGCTTTATGCTGGGTATTACAAAGTGTAATATAGCCATGCAATATTTATCAAAACTGGAACAAACTGATGAAGTTACAGGATATATGGCTGAGGCTAAATTTGTAAGAGCTCTTTGCATGTATCATCTGATGGATTGCTTTGGTCATTTCCCATTCAGAGAATATGAGGAACTGGATTACTCAAAATCTCCACAGATATTAGATCGTCCGAAAGCGTTGGAAAGATTGATTGCAGAACTGAATGATGTTATCCCGGTTTTGAAACAGAAAGGAGATGTGCCTTACGGACGAGTAACCAAGGCTGCTGCCCAGATGTTGCTTGCTAAAGTTTACCTCAATTATCAGGTATATACAGGTACTGCACCAACGTTCAGTGATGGTACTGCAAAATGGGATGAAGTAATTTCTTTGTGTGATGATATTATTGGCTCTGGTAAATATACTTTGGCTGATGATTTCTGGAAACTTTATCTTGCAAAGAACGAAACTTATTCAGACCAGACTGAGTCAATATTGCCTATTCCTTTTAACTGCTCTGTGGGGCTAGGAGGTATTCCATGGATGAATATCACTTTGCATTATAATCAGACATTTGGTAGCTTTAAGAATATGTGGAATGGCTGTTGTACTACTCCTGATTTCTTGAGTATATGGGATGTAACAGATCCTCGTTACCAGGATTCAAGATTGAAGAGTCAGGTTGGATTTAATCTGGGTATTCTTGTAGGACAGCAATATGGACCTGATGGTACTGCTTTGAAAACCCGTACTGGTTTGCCTTTGGTTTTTACTCCAGAATTTAGTGTTCAGAATTCATCAGAGGCTCAGGGAGCACGAGTTATTAAATATGCACCCGACCCAACTTCGACTTATGCTAGCAGTAGTGAAAATGATTTTCAATATTATCGTCTTGCAGATGTTTATCTGATGAGAGCAGAAGCTAAATTCCGTAAGGGTGATGCTACGGCTGTAAATGATATCAACGCTGTAAGAAGCAAACGAAATGTGAAGACTTACTCAGTTTCGGAACTTTCTCTTGATAAGCTTATGAATGAAAGAGCTTATGAGTTTTACTGGGATGGTCCTTCACGTCGTAATGATCTTGTCCGTTTTGGCAAATATTGCAATAGTCGCTATCTGAAACTGGAAACACCTACTTATAAAATTCTGTTCCCAATTCCATTGTCGGCTCTTGAAGCTAATCCGGAACTGACTCAGAATCCAGGGTATAGCGAAGCTCTCTAA
- a CDS encoding alpha-amylase family glycosyl hydrolase, translating to MIRITKSIISIFLLLSCFTTVVRAADFKPLPQWMKTAVFYQIYPQSFKDTNGDGIGDIQGIIEKLDYVKWLGCNVIWLNPCFESAFQDAGYDVIDFYKVAHRYGTNDDLKRLFNEAHKRNMKVCLDLVAGHTSIESSWFKTSQKNEKNAYSDRYIWTNDSTIKPEKFVSGKFERNGTYMKNFFDCQPALNYGYGQPDPKCPWEEPVTAEGPQSTRKELMNIMDYWMEMGCDGFRVDMAGSLIKKDPDLKETTNLWAEIRTHFQDKFPEGILLAEWGKPQQAIKVGFMMDFIIHLRNSGYDTMFFNKTGTYRRDTCYFDIKGNGSPDFFIKNLTTQLSAAGDDGYICIPTANHDFQRPCCGERNTVPQLKTVMTFLMTLPGIPLVYYGDEIGMRFIDGLPNKEGSQLTKGNRAGSRTPMQWDSSDNAGFSSGSSSSLYLPLDSSASRPTVEQEKKDASSLLLFTKELIALRGKYAALGNRGEIRFLQSKENQYPLIYERRLGKEAFIIVINPSGKEVSVSLDYDKVVKRVIPILSCSKHKMIDYKNKQLKISAEPLSYGIYQIY from the coding sequence ATGATAAGAATAACAAAATCGATAATAAGTATCTTTCTTTTATTGAGCTGTTTCACTACTGTCGTCAGAGCTGCAGATTTTAAACCTCTTCCGCAATGGATGAAAACGGCCGTGTTTTATCAGATTTATCCGCAAAGTTTCAAAGATACCAATGGAGACGGAATAGGGGATATTCAAGGGATTATTGAAAAGCTTGATTATGTAAAGTGGCTTGGTTGTAATGTTATCTGGCTTAATCCATGCTTTGAATCGGCTTTTCAGGATGCCGGATATGATGTAATTGATTTCTATAAGGTTGCCCATCGATATGGCACGAACGATGATTTAAAGCGCTTGTTTAATGAAGCTCATAAACGTAATATGAAAGTTTGTCTTGATTTGGTAGCAGGGCATACTTCTATTGAATCATCCTGGTTCAAGACTTCTCAGAAGAATGAAAAAAATGCTTATTCTGATCGTTATATATGGACTAATGATTCGACTATTAAACCTGAAAAATTTGTATCTGGCAAGTTTGAAAGAAACGGAACTTATATGAAGAACTTCTTTGATTGTCAACCAGCTTTGAATTATGGATACGGACAACCAGATCCTAAATGTCCCTGGGAAGAGCCTGTTACGGCAGAAGGCCCTCAAAGTACCCGAAAAGAACTGATGAATATTATGGATTACTGGATGGAAATGGGCTGTGATGGATTCAGAGTTGATATGGCCGGTTCATTGATTAAAAAAGATCCTGATTTAAAAGAAACAACAAATCTATGGGCTGAGATAAGAACTCATTTCCAGGATAAATTTCCTGAAGGAATACTTCTTGCAGAGTGGGGTAAGCCGCAACAAGCCATAAAGGTTGGATTTATGATGGATTTTATAATTCATTTGAGAAACAGCGGATACGATACGATGTTTTTTAATAAAACAGGGACCTACAGGCGAGATACTTGCTATTTTGATATTAAGGGAAATGGTTCTCCTGATTTCTTTATTAAGAATCTCACTACTCAGCTTAGTGCTGCAGGAGATGATGGATATATTTGTATACCTACTGCCAACCATGATTTTCAACGTCCTTGTTGCGGCGAAAGGAACACTGTCCCTCAATTAAAAACCGTGATGACTTTTCTGATGACTCTGCCGGGTATTCCTCTGGTTTATTATGGTGATGAGATTGGAATGCGTTTTATTGATGGATTACCCAATAAGGAAGGAAGTCAGCTGACGAAAGGAAATCGTGCTGGTTCTCGTACTCCTATGCAATGGGATAGTTCTGATAATGCCGGATTTTCATCGGGAAGTAGTAGCTCTCTTTATCTCCCTCTGGATTCTTCTGCAAGTAGACCTACTGTTGAACAGGAAAAAAAAGATGCTTCATCACTTCTTTTATTTACCAAAGAGTTAATTGCATTGCGTGGTAAATATGCAGCACTAGGGAATCGTGGTGAAATAAGATTTTTGCAGTCTAAAGAGAATCAATATCCGTTAATTTATGAACGTAGATTAGGCAAAGAAGCTTTTATAATTGTAATTAATCCGTCGGGAAAGGAAGTATCTGTATCTTTGGATTATGATAAAGTCGTGAAGAGAGTTATTCCGATACTAAGCTGCTCAAAGCATAAAATGATTGATTATAAAAACAAACAACTGAAAATCTCAGCAGAACCCCTTTCTTATGGAATTTATCAGATATATTAA
- the hutH gene encoding histidine ammonia-lyase has protein sequence MAKIHKISTAHLSIDRLQQIIENGYKLELSDESKALILKCRRYLDDKIKTQDEPIYGVSTGFGCFCDISVSSEQLSILQRNLVMSHACGVGDRVPNEIVKLMLILKIQSLSYGYSGVQLETVQRLVDFYNNGVYPVVYQQGSLGASGDLVPLAHLCLPILNLGEVNYKGKDVAANVVNQKFGWEPITLQSKEGLALLNGTQFMGAYGCWCIMNANRLSAVADVTAAISIDAFDGRIEPFHPAVHAIRPHKGQIETARRIRELLAGSEIISRKKVHVQDPYSFRCVPQVHGASKDTIAFVESVFTTEINSATDNPTIVPDEDLIISAGNFHGEPLAVALDYLAIGVAELGSISSQRIYRLIAGKRELPISLAGNPGLNSGFMIPQYAAASIVSQSKQLCTPASVDSIESSNGQEDHVSMGANAATKCYKVMENTERVLAIEMYNAVQALDFRRPLKTSPVLEDICAAYREVVPFVENDCVMYTHIQNSIDFLKQEKLFKS, from the coding sequence ATGGCAAAAATACATAAAATAAGCACAGCACATTTGTCAATTGACAGACTGCAACAAATTATAGAGAATGGATATAAACTGGAATTGTCCGACGAATCGAAAGCTCTGATTCTAAAATGTCGCAGGTATCTGGATGATAAGATAAAGACTCAGGACGAACCAATTTATGGTGTATCTACTGGTTTTGGGTGTTTTTGTGATATTAGTGTGAGCAGCGAGCAACTTTCTATTCTTCAGCGTAATTTGGTGATGTCTCATGCCTGCGGTGTTGGCGATCGTGTACCTAACGAGATTGTGAAGCTGATGCTTATCCTAAAAATTCAATCGCTTTCTTATGGCTATTCGGGTGTGCAGTTGGAAACGGTGCAACGGTTAGTCGACTTTTATAATAACGGTGTTTATCCGGTTGTTTATCAGCAAGGTTCATTAGGAGCATCGGGTGATTTGGTGCCGCTTGCTCATCTATGTTTGCCCATTCTGAATTTGGGAGAGGTGAATTATAAAGGCAAAGATGTGGCAGCCAACGTGGTAAACCAGAAGTTTGGATGGGAACCTATCACGCTGCAATCTAAAGAGGGACTGGCTTTGTTGAATGGAACTCAATTTATGGGAGCTTACGGCTGTTGGTGTATTATGAATGCAAATAGATTATCGGCAGTAGCAGATGTTACTGCTGCCATATCAATTGACGCATTTGATGGTCGCATTGAACCTTTCCATCCGGCTGTTCATGCCATTCGTCCGCACAAAGGACAGATAGAAACGGCTCGCCGTATTCGGGAATTGCTTGCTGGCAGCGAGATTATTTCACGTAAGAAGGTACATGTGCAGGATCCTTATTCCTTCCGGTGTGTACCGCAGGTTCACGGTGCATCCAAAGATACCATTGCTTTTGTGGAAAGTGTGTTTACTACAGAGATAAACTCAGCCACGGATAACCCAACCATTGTTCCGGATGAAGATTTGATTATCTCGGCAGGTAACTTCCACGGTGAACCTCTTGCTGTTGCTCTCGATTATCTGGCTATTGGTGTGGCCGAACTTGGCAGTATCTCTTCCCAACGAATCTATCGGCTTATTGCAGGCAAACGTGAACTTCCGATTTCTCTGGCCGGTAATCCCGGATTGAATAGTGGATTTATGATTCCTCAGTATGCCGCAGCTTCTATTGTAAGTCAAAGTAAGCAGTTATGTACTCCCGCATCGGTCGATTCTATTGAGTCATCCAATGGTCAGGAAGATCATGTGAGTATGGGAGCTAATGCAGCTACTAAATGTTATAAAGTAATGGAGAATACAGAACGTGTGTTGGCTATTGAAATGTACAATGCAGTGCAGGCGCTCGATTTCCGTCGTCCGCTTAAAACCTCACCCGTTTTAGAAGATATATGTGCTGCATATCGCGAAGTAGTACCCTTTGTAGAGAACGATTGCGTGATGTACACTCATATTCAGAATAGTATAGATTTTCTAAAGCAAGAAAAGCTTTTTAAATCATGA
- a CDS encoding FecR family protein: protein MHKKEENNRSTTKRGFEQTSSNDIIQFIKKNDSVLSAEEKDHIWRNISGKTIGKKQRFIVRTLSIAASILILVVGGWGIYRLTVGKADMYKEITANINIDTLHTSCLYIGKQVIELDRQAEVYCNSEKGQLKIVNRDGNSFNISVPDSKENPFLQIAVPQGNKAKIILADKTTITVREHTKMVFPITYNEKTREVYLEGEAFLDVTKNPQKQFNVKTQDMDISVLGTSFNVSAFPERNIQSVVLVRGRVKVSASSGETVTMLPNQKYTFDKSEQKNTLNNIDPYNDICWKEDLLVLDKEPLSVVLEKLCKHYDTNLFYNAQDMSKIKVSGKLDISVPLDDLLKMLEKIAPNQITIDTLKKTIKMNVNPK, encoded by the coding sequence ATGCATAAAAAAGAAGAAAATAATAGGAGTACAACAAAAAGAGGTTTTGAACAAACTTCTTCGAATGATATCATTCAGTTCATTAAGAAGAATGATAGTGTATTGTCGGCTGAGGAGAAAGATCATATTTGGAGAAATATTTCAGGAAAGACGATAGGTAAAAAGCAGCGTTTCATTGTTCGCACTCTAAGTATTGCTGCCTCTATTCTGATTCTAGTTGTTGGTGGGTGGGGAATATACCGTCTTACAGTTGGGAAAGCGGATATGTACAAGGAAATTACAGCAAATATAAACATCGATACATTACATACATCTTGTCTTTATATTGGCAAACAGGTGATTGAACTGGACAGGCAAGCCGAAGTTTATTGCAATAGTGAGAAAGGACAACTAAAAATAGTAAATAGAGATGGTAATTCGTTTAATATATCAGTTCCTGATTCTAAGGAAAATCCGTTCTTGCAGATAGCTGTTCCACAGGGAAATAAAGCTAAGATAATATTAGCAGATAAGACTACTATAACAGTGAGAGAACACACTAAAATGGTATTTCCAATTACTTATAATGAAAAAACAAGAGAAGTTTATCTGGAAGGAGAAGCTTTTCTTGATGTTACTAAGAATCCTCAAAAGCAGTTTAATGTGAAAACTCAGGATATGGATATTAGTGTGTTGGGTACATCGTTCAACGTTTCTGCCTTTCCTGAAAGAAATATTCAATCGGTTGTACTGGTTCGCGGACGAGTGAAGGTTTCAGCGTCTTCAGGTGAAACTGTTACTATGCTGCCAAATCAGAAATATACATTTGATAAATCAGAACAGAAAAATACGCTGAATAATATTGATCCGTACAATGATATTTGCTGGAAAGAAGATTTATTAGTTCTGGATAAAGAACCTTTATCTGTTGTTCTTGAAAAATTGTGTAAGCATTATGATACGAACCTATTCTATAATGCGCAGGATATGAGTAAGATAAAAGTGTCTGGAAAATTAGATATAAGCGTTCCATTGGATGATCTTCTTAAAATGCTGGAAAAAATCGCACCTAACCAAATTACGATAGACACACTGAAGAAAACAATAAAAATGAATGTTAACCCTAAATAA